The genomic segment TAAAACAGCAAGCATTAACCCAAGCAGCAAGCGTTACCGAAACCGCCGCAACCGTTGAAGAAATTGTCCGTACCATCAAACAGCTAAATAGCAGCATAGAAATACAAGCAGCCAGTGTTGCACAATCTTCGTCATCTATAGAAGAGATGGTTGCAAATATTGCCTCTATCGGGCAAACGCTTGTTAAAACAGACAGTGCCATTAAAGAGCTGACAACCGCTACAGGAGACGGCAAAGCAACACTCGTAACAACCAATACCGTAACACAGAAAATTGCCGAAGAATCCAGCTCGCTGTTAGAAGCCTCAAGTGTTATTCAGCATATTGCATCGCAGACAAACTTATTGGCAATGAATGCCGCAATCGAGGCTGCTCATGCAGGCGAAGCAGGAAAAGGCTTTGCCGTTGTTGCCGATGAAATCCGCAAATTGGCAGAAGATTCTGCAACGCAAGGAAAAACGATTACCACAACACTCAAAAACTTATCCGGTGAAATTGAAACACTTTCCGCTTCATCGACGACGGTAGAAGAAAAATTCAATAGTATCTTCACCCTTGCCGAACAGGTTAAAGATATGAGCGCCCGCGTGACCGAAGCGATGCGTGAACAGGAAAACGGCAGTAAAGAAGTACTAACAGCTATTAAGAACATCAACATGGTAACCACGGAAGTACAATCCGGTTCTGACGAAATGCTGAAAGGCGGAGAAGGGGTCGCAGAAGAAATGCAGAAACTGGATAATCTTACTCGAATGATAACCGACAGCATGAACGAAATGGCATCGGGCGCAGTCCAGATTAACAATGCCGTGCAGGAAGTGAATGAAATCACCCAGAAGAACAAGCAGAGTATTGAGAAGCTGGCACATGAGGTCTCTAAATTCAAAGTATAAGTTAGGGGAAGACCTTTCTTTTTTTTCGATAAAAAGAAAGGCTTTCCCCTATGAATCCGCACCTTGGTTCTAGGGCATTAATTCGCCGGGCATTTCTAAAAATCCAATCGAGTTTTTAGAAATGCCTTAGAATACCTTTTTCAGCAATAGCGCTTTCCGATTAACAATTCGCATACTTCTTTTGTCTTGTCGTCGGAGTCTTGTTTCCTGCCGCCGGCTTCGAGCCGTTTAATTTCGTTTAAGATAATTTGATGGTTTTCCGGCGTAACCTTGAATTGAGAAGCAAACAAAATACCGAGCAGCAGCATACAGACGGGCAGTACAATAAACATCAATCTGATTTTATTGAGCGTTTCCTGTTTTTGCTGCGGTTTTTGAACTTGTCCAATCCCCGAATACTTAAACCCGATTGTATCCAATAGCACCTTCAAGCCGTATAAATCGGATTTGGTGTAAAATCTCTCAGGCGGGATTTTTTGATACACATTCCCGTCTTTTTTGTAGGAACACGTTACAAGGAATTTATTATGGGCTTGGGTAAAGTCTGCGCTATGGAACGACGGTACGATAAAATCTTCAAACACTGTTGCAGGGATCTCGGTAAGAGGTGTATTGCTTTCAAAGAAAGAAGCAGCTTGAGCTCCGGCGGAATCCTTATGTTTTTTATATACATTTTTTATAATACTGTCCGTATCGTTACTGAGGTATTTTAGGTGCAGGTTACCGTCTTCATACAGGGTATAGTATTTTTCAATTTCCGAAAACGGAAGCTCCGTATTGCCGCAAAGTGATTCGGCTTCTGCAAATTGGCTTTGCGTCAAAATTGACGGTACGGGGTTTTTATAGCCTATTCTGCTTAAACCCACCCCAATCGTCGGCATAATAATCAAACCTAAAAACAGCTTCCGCGCAAGCGTCATTGCGGCAGAGTATGTGCCGGTGCGCTGTTTCCCGCTCATGACGCGGTCTATATCGGAAATGAACGGCAGCAGTTGATGAGGGATTAAGTTATTGGCGGATATGCCTACACCCATCAGAACCATATTCAGTATCACCCAAATGCTGCCGGAAGTAGGTGTATGGAGTCCCATCAATAAAACCGCAATGATGAATATGGTAAGCGCCGTAATATAAACAGGTTTATGTCCTTTCCGATTGATAAACCAGCTATGTACCGGCAGCATTACCATCATGGTGATTAAAAGACTCCCCTGCGCAATGACAAATATACTTCCCTTGTTTAAATAATCGACGATATAAAAGAGCACAAATGACATAAAAATATCGAGGGCACCGAAAGAACACACGTACATCGCAATATGAAGTCTGCATGATTTATTTTGAAATAACGATAAAAAATTTTTTACAAACGAGTGGGAGATTTTTTCTTCATTACCTTCCTGAGGAAGTTCCCATGTTTCAAAATAAAGCGGAATCCACGGCAGTGCAAAGATAAGTGCAAACACACAACCCATGATAAAATATCCGTGGGCGCTTCCGTTAAAATAATCGATAATCGGCTGTGCTAAAACTCCACCGAGCAGCGTCGCAACAAACGAAAACATTAAACGGGTGCTATTAAGTTTATTCCGTTCCGAAAAATCTTTTGTTATTTCGGCGCTTAACGCTGCATAAGGAATATAGGACACGGTCGCCACCGTAAAAAAGATAATATAGGCAACAGTGTAAAAGATAAATTTACCTGTTTGGCTTTCGATGGTAACCGGGAACCAAATAAGGATAAAGGATAAGGCTATCGGTATAATGGAAACTAAAAACCATACGCGCCGTTTTCCAAACCTCGTACGCGGGGTATTGTCGGAGATATAGCCCATCATCGGGTCGGAAACCGCATCCCATACCTTGCCGATCGCCGGAATCAATCCTGCTAATGCGGGATGCAGCCCAATGACATTTACCAAATAATACATTGAAAATGTTGTAACAATAAAAAAGCAGCCGCCGCCGTACAGATCCCCTGCTCCGTATGCGAGGTATGTACGCCATGTCATTTTTCTTTCCTTTATGTTCATCCTTTTATCATACTATAGGCTATTGGATAATACAATCAAAACTTTTAACCTGTCAAAACTTTAATAGGCTGTAGGGAACCTCAAAAATACGGGCACTAAAATACGGGCACTGTTTGCTTAATTCAGTATTTCTTGTATACTGTAATGCGGCGGATGGGTGTAGCGTATGCAGAATATCATTTTAAATGTAAAAAATTACTTTAAAGAAAAATATCAGCCCAAGGAATGGAAAAAGTCAGCAGATGGAATTTGATTTTACTCAAGCTTCATTACAAGAAATCCTTAACTATACCCCCGATTTCCGCCGTGAAGCATATATAGACGCCACGCTGCGGATGCAAGCGGATGACAATATTGTCGGCGTGTTCGGCTCCGCGTATTCACAAGCACAGTCTTCTATTATCGACGAGGCGCTTATCTACGGCTGCGGCCTTGTACCGGTTCCTGTTGTCGGTGTGGATGCCTTTATTTTTAAATACGGCGATTATCCCTCCTGCGATGCAATCAAAAGTACGATGGTGTATTTAACAACGCAAAAGTGTCCGCTGTTGTATTCTTCCAAGATGTATGTGCTTGACGGCTGTTGCCCTGCGGTAGAAGCTGCGTTCCGGCAATGCACACAAAAACCTGTGCATGTATACGCAGATTCGGAAAGGCTTAAAGCGATGCTGCAGCAGGTATACGAGCGGGAGTATTCCGCTGCCCGCTATCGGGAAGCACAGTCTGCTTTTACAACGCTGAACGGTTTGCTGCAGCAGCTTGAACAAAGTGCGCTTTCCGGCAATGACTTTGGAATGCTTGCTTTTTATTCCCGTTTTATCTTTGAACTTGAGGAGCGGATAGCATTTTTGACACGGGTGTGCGAACTGCTGTCGTCCGCAGCAAATTGCGGACAGGCCGCACACTTCCCGCTTCCACCTATAAAGCGGGTGCCGGTTTCAATTCATTGCCCCGACGGCATTATACAAAAAATTACCCCAACGGCTGGAACTTATTTTAAGCCGGTGGGAGTACAGCGCGGAAGTTCTGCGGATGTTGCGTGTGCAGGATGTATTTATCCCGCCGATCAGTATGTGGAGTATTAAAGAGCCGTGCGGATTTGAAAAATGGTATGAGTACCGGCGCCGTATTTGCATCGCTGGCAGGAAAGTAGTACAATCGCTCCGTTAAAATTTTCACACACAGGAGAATTGCTATGAAAAAAGCCGCAATTATATATGCGTCTGTTCATCATGGAAACACGGAAAAAGTGGTAACCGCAATGGCACACGATATGCCGGTAACCTTGTTTAAGGTAGAGCAAGCCGAACATATCGATTTTTCCGAATATGATTGTATCGGTTTTGCTTCGGGAATATATGCGGGAAGATGCCATAGATCGATATACGCCTTTTTGAAAAATCACCGGCATGAACTCCCGAAACAAACTTTTGCCGTATGTACAAGCGGAGTAGGAAAAGGAAAGTACGCAAAAAAATTTGCGGACTATTTAGCGAAAAACGGTTTTACCGTACTGGGAGAATTTGAATGCAAGGGCTTCGACACCTTCGGTCCCTTCAAACTGTTCGGCGGTTTGGGAAAAGGACACCCTGACGATAAAGAGCTTGCAGACGGGGTTGCATTCATTAAAAAAATCATGTTACCATCTTAATAATAGGAGAACTCTATGCCTAAAAAAATATGTTCATTAGCAATCTTGGTTATGATGCTCGCTGCTTTGCCGGTATGGGCAGGCGGAAAGCAGGACAAAAAAGCATCGAAAGGGTTTGCGTCCGTAACCGATCATCAGGGGAGAACGGTTGTTATCCCCAACAAACCGGAGCGGATTGTTGCGCCGTTTTATATTCTCAGCAACACTGCATTAGCGGTCGGCTGTCGGGAATATATCGTATCGGGCGACGGCGGAAAAAGCGGTCGGCCGTTTATTAAAGAATTCGCTCCCGAACTGGCAGACAAACCCGCATGCGGCGGCGCAAAGAACCTGAACCTTGAAGCGGTTGCTTCTCTGTCTCCCGATCTTATCTTAGTACCGTTTAAAGCAGCGCAGCAGCTTCCCCAAATCGAAGCGCTCGGCGTTCCCGCATTGGTGATTGAACCTGAAACGATGGATAATTTTTTCAGCTATGTCGACATGCTCGGCACGGCTACCGGTAATCAGGCGCAAGCACAAAAATTGCTTACCTTTTATAAAACAATTTTAAGCGATGTCGCAGGCTTTATTAAAGGTGAACCGGCCGTATCCGTGTATGTCAGCAGCCGCTCCGATATGTTGAATGCGCTCAGTCCCAAAATGTTCCAAGCGGAACTCGTTGCCGCCGCCGGCGGAAAATTGGTAAGCGACGATATTACCGACGTATATTGGACGAAGGTTTCGTTGGAGCAAGTCCAAAAATACGCCCCGCAGGTGATCGTTGCGGCAACAGGTTCAAAGGTAACTCCGGAAGAACTTGCAGGAAAGACCGAATGGAAGGGCATCCCCGCGGTTGATAACGGCAAGGTCTATGTATTCCCGTCAAATGTAGACGAGTGGGATTCTCCCATTCCGTGCTCATGCCTCGGCGTTATCTGGCTTGCAGATAAACTGCACCCGGGAAAAATCCCTGCCGATTATCTGGCAGAAAAGACCAAAGCCTTTTATCGGGACTTCTTCGGTAAAGAAAAAGACCTTGCCTCTCTTGATGTAAAATAAGCGGCTAACCGTTAAAAATTTCAATGCATTACCGGAGTAAGCTGATTTTTGCGGCCGGTATAATGCCCCTAGCTGCGCTGATATTCTCGATGAGCTGGGGGCGTTACCCGCTTTCCTTCGTTAAGATATTCTCCATCCTATTCCATACCGATGCGTTTGCCGCGGTGAGCACAGCAGATTACAATATTTTTATGAATATCCGACTGCCGCGCACCCTCTTTGTCTTCCTTTCAGGCGGCGCGATCGGTTTAAGCGGGGTTAGCCTGCAAAGTTTATTCCGTAATCCGCTGGTAGCACCCGATATTATCGGGGTTTCTACCGGCGCTTCGCTCGGTGCGGCAATCGCTATCGTGCTGCTCCATACGACTTCGGCAGGCATTCAGCTCTGCGCCTTTGCAGGCGGCATCGGGGCGACGCTGCTCGTGCTCAAGCTGTCGGATATCGGCGGAGAACACAGCCTTATCCGTTTGGTACTGGCGGGCGTCATCATCAATGCGCTTGCCGGAGCCGGCGTATCCCTTATCAAATACATGGCGGATCCGCTCAACGAGCTGCCTGCTCTGGAGTTCTGGCTGATGGGCTGCTTTAACGTTATCACGTGGCGGAAGCTCGCAGTGTTTTTACCGATTGCCGTTGCGGGCTGCAGCTTTATCCTGTTATTCCGCAGGCAGTTGAATATCCTCTCGTTAGGTGATGAGGAAGCGGCCTCGCTCGGTACGCCGGTAAAAAAAATGAGGATGCTGTTCATTATCGCCTCGACGCTGCTGGTTGCAAGCGTAGTGTCAGCCGCCGGCATTATCAGCTGGATCGGGCTCATTGCGCCGCATGTTATCCGCCAGCTGTTCGGTAATAACAATTACAAGGTGGCGCCGCTTTCTTTTATGTGCGGCGCATCGCTCCTCTTGTTTGCGGACACCGTTGCCCGTTCCATCTCCGGGAACGAAATACCGGTCAGCATTATCACGGCGATAATCGGAGCGCCGATTCTTGCACAGCTGATGCTCCGCCGGAATAACGATATTTGGATCGGAATATGAACGCAGCTTTTGAACTTGACGGCGTTACGGCGGTGCGGGGCACGCAGACTATTCTGAAAGATCTCCGGCAGCTCATTCCGCAACAGCAGGTTATTGCGCTGATAGGCCCGAACGGAGCGGGAAAGACCACCCTTTTGCGGCTGCTCGCCGGTTTGGATGCGCCCGCAGCGGGTACGCTTTCCGTACTGGGAGAAAACGCCGCGCATCTTAC from the Treponema vincentii F0403 genome contains:
- a CDS encoding MFS transporter is translated as MTWRTYLAYGAGDLYGGGCFFIVTTFSMYYLVNVIGLHPALAGLIPAIGKVWDAVSDPMMGYISDNTPRTRFGKRRVWFLVSIIPIALSFILIWFPVTIESQTGKFIFYTVAYIIFFTVATVSYIPYAALSAEITKDFSERNKLNSTRLMFSFVATLLGGVLAQPIIDYFNGSAHGYFIMGCVFALIFALPWIPLYFETWELPQEGNEEKISHSFVKNFLSLFQNKSCRLHIAMYVCSFGALDIFMSFVLFYIVDYLNKGSIFVIAQGSLLITMMVMLPVHSWFINRKGHKPVYITALTIFIIAVLLMGLHTPTSGSIWVILNMVLMGVGISANNLIPHQLLPFISDIDRVMSGKQRTGTYSAAMTLARKLFLGLIIMPTIGVGLSRIGYKNPVPSILTQSQFAEAESLCGNTELPFSEIEKYYTLYEDGNLHLKYLSNDTDSIIKNVYKKHKDSAGAQAASFFESNTPLTEIPATVFEDFIVPSFHSADFTQAHNKFLVTCSYKKDGNVYQKIPPERFYTKSDLYGLKVLLDTIGFKYSGIGQVQKPQQKQETLNKIRLMFIVLPVCMLLLGILFASQFKVTPENHQIILNEIKRLEAGGRKQDSDDKTKEVCELLIGKRYC
- a CDS encoding flavodoxin domain-containing protein, producing the protein MKKAAIIYASVHHGNTEKVVTAMAHDMPVTLFKVEQAEHIDFSEYDCIGFASGIYAGRCHRSIYAFLKNHRHELPKQTFAVCTSGVGKGKYAKKFADYLAKNGFTVLGEFECKGFDTFGPFKLFGGLGKGHPDDKELADGVAFIKKIMLPS
- a CDS encoding ABC transporter substrate-binding protein, which gives rise to MPKKICSLAILVMMLAALPVWAGGKQDKKASKGFASVTDHQGRTVVIPNKPERIVAPFYILSNTALAVGCREYIVSGDGGKSGRPFIKEFAPELADKPACGGAKNLNLEAVASLSPDLILVPFKAAQQLPQIEALGVPALVIEPETMDNFFSYVDMLGTATGNQAQAQKLLTFYKTILSDVAGFIKGEPAVSVYVSSRSDMLNALSPKMFQAELVAAAGGKLVSDDITDVYWTKVSLEQVQKYAPQVIVAATGSKVTPEELAGKTEWKGIPAVDNGKVYVFPSNVDEWDSPIPCSCLGVIWLADKLHPGKIPADYLAEKTKAFYRDFFGKEKDLASLDVK
- a CDS encoding FecCD family ABC transporter permease translates to MPLAALIFSMSWGRYPLSFVKIFSILFHTDAFAAVSTADYNIFMNIRLPRTLFVFLSGGAIGLSGVSLQSLFRNPLVAPDIIGVSTGASLGAAIAIVLLHTTSAGIQLCAFAGGIGATLLVLKLSDIGGEHSLIRLVLAGVIINALAGAGVSLIKYMADPLNELPALEFWLMGCFNVITWRKLAVFLPIAVAGCSFILLFRRQLNILSLGDEEAASLGTPVKKMRMLFIIASTLLVASVVSAAGIISWIGLIAPHVIRQLFGNNNYKVAPLSFMCGASLLLFADTVARSISGNEIPVSIITAIIGAPILAQLMLRRNNDIWIGI